Proteins encoded in a region of the Brevefilum fermentans genome:
- a CDS encoding Ig-like domain-containing protein → MKSGKKLNSRIFFKLTLMVMIFSLLSGNLITIAQARSEDYLEDYRGHSSANQSIAAITATREASFGIATGDPNGPHSQYAWPFTVDQMGHVIQSYQNYSSGISQAYFHHGIDMIAPNGTQVFTRSGGQVVNIENYQPGNALYWEVAILDSEGYVWQYHHIDRNTIPQMIFDKFNEWKANPSTGGYVPPNTHIGNIVYWTVTSFGYRFNHIHLNIIAAGDVYLDPLEFHIPLEDNQAPEIHAIGLLNGNTIVSGNTASGDYGLYVRARDLFKSPVYYLPPYKTEFSINGGEWTTVWEFHDLPGGASDTLYLHDFFVPNSTKGNYSARDFYINLGFIPGGKRSFPSEPGEHTIQVRVWDYNGNSTTDSFTWTVTSTIPDNGCSLGNGVTRTFTIDEDILVTDVNLGLNITHARRGQIRVTLKSPTDSSPTTIIANSSDTYANYDVWVDDSSTNPLNNNRSDNVAAPFFDRIVSPNPDGSLDSFNGKPAFGEWTVFICDNTRGTTGSVNQVELEVIGTSSHNEPPTADPQSLTTDEDIPLAVTLSGSDPDGDSISFAIVDQPSHGTLTGQAPNLTYTPHADYYGEDSFTYIANDGKVNSAPATISITINPVNDAPVANDQSVSTGFNMPIAITLSASDVDGDDLTFTVISQPAHGSLSGSVPDLFYTPGTGFTGEDTFTFIASDGELDSEIATVNITVNPPGPTAIFWDDFESDLGWVRNPNGTDTATLGLWERGIPQRVTYNNYVTQLGEPVSGSYDLVTGRLAGSSAGDYDVDNGVTSIRSPIINLPSNADVTLSFHYYLAHLNNANNQDYFRVKIVGNSTQTVFEKLGTASYVNAVWKFESVEISQFAGQAIYILIEAADEGAGSLIEAAVDDVLIEGVFTSTNMPPVAEPQSLTTNAGEPLSISLTGYDPDGDSISFAVVDLPLNGLLSGEAPDLTYTPNPGFYGEDSFTFKVNDGAIDSEVATISITINPVNSAPVADTQFLTTDEDEALEITLTGSDIDGDDLTFTIVDNPAHGNLQGDPPNLTYTPNQDFNGEDSFTFIVNDGILDSELATISITINPVNDAPIADDQLVQTNRNRSLPITLTGSDVDDDLLTFHIVSGPFHGTLNGEPPELTYIPNAGFSGTDSFEFTAFDGQAASLPALVTIIVDDVNNPPMAEEQSLSTDEDVPLDIMLSGSDPDNDPITYTIVDHPSFGVLSGEAPNLTYTPDPDYHGEDSFTFMVFDGQLTSDPATVAITINPVNDVPVVEDQSLTTDEDVALEITLTAFDVDGDDLDYILVTGPNHGNLEGNAPTLTYIPEADYYGEDSFTFKVNDGTVDSAVATISITINPVNDAPVVDNQSLTTDEDEALEITLTGSDVDGDDLTFTIVNNPAHGSLEGDAPNLTYTPDQDFNGEDSFTFIVNDGILDSEVATVSITINSINDAPIADDQLVQTNRNKSVTITLTGSDVDGDVLTFNIVSDPIHGTLNGEPPELTYTPHIGYVGTDNFEFVVYDGEFTSDPALVSITVMDHNDPPKADELSFTTDEDVPLDIMLSGSDPDNDPITYMILDHPSFGVLSGEAPNLTYTPDPDYHGEDSFTFAVFDGQLTSDPATVTITINPVNDPPLADAQSLTTDEDVALEITLTAFDVDGDDLDYILVTSPNHGSLEGNAPILTYIPEADYYGEDSFTFKVNDGTVDSAVATINITINPVNDAPVADDQSLTIDEDEVLEITLTGSDVDGDELTFSIINPPAHGSLSGIAPNLLYTPETGFTGEDTFTFNVNDGELDSDIATIKITVNSAGPAQVFWDDFESDLGWIRNPNGTDTATLGLWERGIPQRATYNNYVTQLGTPVSGSYDLVTGRLAGSSAGDYDVDGGVTSIRSPLIQLPANHELSLSFYYYLAHLNNATSADYFRVKIIGDSTQTVFEKLASAAYVNAIWQPVNVDISRFAGQSVYILIEAADEGAGSLIEAAVDDVLITADKLNLPPVADPQNLTLEEDGQLLITLTGSDPEGNPLSFELVDLPQHGSITGTPPNITYKPDPDYYGLDSFSFSVNDGALSSSPAIIGLEITPVNDAPVAESQGVTTQEGTAIEILLVGSDVDGDSLTYSVFNPPSHGTLTGTAPNLLYTPHTGFVGSDTFTFKVNDGELDSDPATVSITVESAGPETIFFDDFETNKGWIRNPSRKDTATLGYWERAIPQSVYYVGYKQLTAYSGSYDLVTGPLAGPDAGSYDLDGGVTSIRSPNILLPANKKLTLSFYYYLAHYTNSSSADYFRVKIVGTRTQTVFEKLGAARNVNAVWQLVNVDISSFAGQTVYILIEAADAGTASLVEAAVDDVLILAE, encoded by the coding sequence ATGAAATCTGGAAAAAAATTAAATAGTCGTATATTTTTCAAATTGACTTTAATGGTGATGATCTTCTCGCTTTTATCGGGCAATTTGATTACGATCGCACAGGCAAGAAGCGAAGACTATCTCGAGGATTATCGCGGCCATTCTTCTGCCAATCAAAGCATTGCAGCAATAACTGCAACCCGCGAGGCTTCTTTTGGCATCGCCACGGGTGATCCAAACGGTCCACATTCGCAATATGCTTGGCCATTCACCGTTGATCAAATGGGGCATGTCATCCAGTCCTATCAAAATTACAGCAGCGGAATCAGTCAGGCTTATTTTCACCATGGGATTGATATGATCGCCCCCAATGGCACACAGGTTTTCACCCGGTCTGGAGGTCAGGTCGTCAATATTGAGAATTATCAGCCCGGTAATGCCCTGTATTGGGAGGTCGCCATTCTTGACTCTGAGGGTTACGTCTGGCAATACCACCACATTGACCGGAACACGATCCCTCAAATGATTTTCGACAAATTCAACGAATGGAAGGCCAATCCAAGTACAGGAGGGTATGTCCCACCGAATACCCATATTGGGAACATTGTCTACTGGACGGTTACATCTTTCGGTTATCGTTTCAATCACATTCACCTGAACATTATTGCCGCCGGAGACGTTTACCTCGATCCATTGGAATTTCACATCCCCTTGGAGGACAATCAAGCACCTGAAATCCATGCAATCGGCTTGCTGAACGGAAACACGATCGTCAGCGGAAATACCGCCTCAGGCGATTATGGGCTGTATGTGCGTGCCAGGGACCTGTTCAAGAGCCCGGTTTATTATTTACCCCCCTATAAGACAGAATTCTCTATTAACGGTGGCGAATGGACCACAGTCTGGGAATTTCACGACTTGCCGGGTGGTGCTTCTGACACTTTATACCTGCACGACTTTTTTGTTCCCAACTCCACCAAGGGCAATTACTCTGCTCGAGATTTTTACATCAACCTGGGATTCATACCCGGCGGCAAGAGATCTTTCCCTTCAGAACCTGGAGAACACACCATCCAGGTGCGAGTGTGGGACTATAATGGCAATTCAACAACGGACAGTTTCACCTGGACTGTGACATCAACCATTCCTGACAATGGTTGTTCCCTCGGGAATGGGGTAACCCGAACTTTTACAATCGACGAAGACATTCTAGTCACCGATGTGAACCTAGGCTTGAATATCACCCACGCCCGCCGTGGGCAGATCAGGGTCACATTGAAATCCCCAACTGATTCGTCCCCGACCACAATTATCGCTAACAGCTCCGATACCTATGCGAACTATGATGTCTGGGTTGATGATAGTTCAACCAACCCCCTTAACAATAACAGAAGTGACAACGTCGCTGCACCTTTTTTCGATCGCATAGTTAGCCCCAACCCGGATGGTTCATTGGATAGCTTCAACGGCAAACCAGCGTTTGGTGAATGGACGGTCTTCATTTGTGATAATACCAGAGGAACAACAGGCTCGGTTAATCAGGTCGAGTTAGAGGTGATTGGGACAAGCAGTCACAACGAGCCCCCCACCGCCGATCCCCAATCTCTAACAACGGACGAGGACATTCCCCTCGCTGTCACGCTGTCTGGTTCAGACCCCGATGGCGACAGCATCAGCTTTGCTATAGTGGATCAACCCTCACACGGAACTTTGACCGGACAAGCACCAAACCTGACCTATACTCCCCATGCAGATTATTACGGCGAAGACAGTTTCACCTACATTGCCAACGATGGGAAAGTTAATTCAGCGCCAGCTACAATCAGCATCACCATCAACCCGGTCAATGACGCGCCGGTTGCTAATGATCAATCCGTCAGTACCGGGTTCAATATGCCCATAGCAATCACATTGAGCGCTTCAGATGTGGATGGCGACGATCTCACCTTTACCGTCATCAGTCAACCAGCCCACGGGAGTTTGAGTGGTAGCGTACCGGATCTCTTTTACACACCGGGTACTGGCTTTACTGGGGAAGACACGTTTACCTTTATCGCCAGTGATGGTGAGCTTGATTCGGAAATTGCAACCGTCAACATAACCGTTAACCCGCCCGGTCCAACAGCGATCTTCTGGGATGATTTTGAGAGCGATTTAGGCTGGGTCAGGAATCCAAACGGTACCGATACCGCCACACTGGGTTTATGGGAACGAGGCATTCCTCAGCGTGTTACTTACAATAATTACGTCACCCAGCTTGGAGAGCCAGTTAGCGGATCTTACGACCTGGTCACTGGACGTCTGGCGGGTAGCAGTGCAGGTGATTATGACGTAGACAACGGTGTTACCAGCATTCGCTCACCAATAATCAACTTGCCTTCGAATGCTGATGTGACTCTCTCTTTCCATTACTACCTGGCGCATCTAAACAATGCCAACAACCAGGATTATTTCCGCGTCAAAATTGTGGGCAACAGCACACAAACCGTGTTCGAAAAATTAGGAACGGCATCTTATGTTAATGCAGTCTGGAAATTTGAGAGCGTTGAGATCAGCCAATTCGCCGGGCAGGCAATTTACATTTTAATTGAAGCAGCCGATGAAGGCGCTGGAAGCTTAATCGAAGCAGCAGTCGATGATGTGCTGATCGAGGGGGTGTTCACCAGCACCAACATGCCACCAGTAGCTGAACCGCAGTCATTAACAACGAATGCAGGTGAGCCTTTATCGATCTCACTTACAGGCTACGATCCCGATGGAGATTCCATCAGCTTTGCTGTTGTCGATCTTCCTTTAAATGGATTGCTCAGCGGCGAAGCACCTGATCTGACCTATACTCCTAACCCTGGTTTTTATGGCGAAGATAGCTTCACCTTCAAAGTCAACGATGGGGCCATCGATTCCGAAGTCGCCACAATCAGCATCACCATCAACCCGGTCAACTCCGCACCGGTAGCTGATACCCAATTCCTCACAACCGATGAAGACGAAGCGCTGGAAATCACCCTGACGGGTTCTGACATTGATGGGGACGATCTGACCTTCACCATTGTGGATAACCCCGCTCATGGCAACCTCCAAGGGGATCCACCGAACCTGACCTATACCCCAAATCAAGATTTCAACGGCGAGGATAGCTTCACGTTCATCGTTAATGATGGAATCCTTGATTCAGAACTTGCCACAATCAGCATCACCATCAACCCGGTCAACGATGCGCCGATTGCTGACGATCAACTGGTACAAACAAACCGCAACAGGTCTTTGCCAATCACGCTAACAGGCTCAGATGTCGACGACGATCTACTGACATTCCATATTGTTTCCGGCCCATTCCACGGAACACTCAACGGTGAGCCGCCTGAGCTGACCTATATCCCAAATGCTGGTTTTAGCGGAACAGACAGTTTTGAATTCACCGCCTTTGACGGTCAGGCAGCCTCGCTCCCAGCCCTGGTCACGATCATTGTCGATGATGTCAACAACCCACCAATGGCTGAAGAGCAGTCCTTAAGTACAGATGAGGACGTGCCGCTTGACATCATGCTGAGTGGCTCTGATCCTGATAATGACCCAATCACCTACACGATAGTGGATCATCCTTCGTTTGGGGTTTTGAGCGGCGAAGCGCCTAATCTGACCTACACTCCTGACCCTGATTATCATGGCGAGGACAGCTTTACTTTCATGGTTTTTGATGGTCAGCTCACTTCAGACCCTGCTACCGTGGCAATTACCATTAACCCGGTCAACGATGTACCGGTGGTTGAAGATCAGTCTCTCACTACGGATGAGGACGTTGCCCTGGAGATCACCTTAACAGCCTTTGATGTGGACGGTGATGACCTGGATTACATCCTTGTAACCGGTCCCAATCACGGCAATCTGGAAGGAAACGCCCCGACCCTGACCTATATCCCTGAAGCAGATTATTATGGCGAAGACAGTTTCACCTTCAAAGTCAACGATGGGACCGTCGATTCCGCAGTAGCCACAATCAGCATCACTATCAACCCGGTCAACGATGCGCCGGTGGTAGACAATCAGTCTCTCACAACCGATGAAGATGAAGCACTGGAAATCACACTGACGGGCTCTGACGTAGATGGCGATGATCTGACCTTCACCATTGTGAATAACCCTGCTCACGGCAGTCTGGAAGGCGATGCACCAAACCTGACCTATACCCCGGATCAGGATTTCAACGGCGAGGACAGCTTTACATTCATCGTTAACGATGGAATTCTTGATTCAGAAGTTGCCACAGTCAGTATCACGATCAATTCGATCAACGATGCGCCGATTGCTGACGATCAACTGGTGCAAACAAACCGCAACAAGTCTGTGACAATAACGCTAACGGGCTCAGATGTCGATGGCGATGTGCTGACATTCAATATTGTTTCCGATCCGATCCACGGAACGCTCAACGGTGAGCCGCCTGAGCTGACCTACACACCACATATTGGTTATGTCGGGACAGATAACTTTGAATTTGTAGTTTACGACGGGGAATTCACCTCCGACCCAGCCCTGGTCTCAATCACTGTTATGGATCACAATGACCCACCGAAAGCTGACGAACTGTCTTTCACAACAGATGAGGATGTTCCCCTGGACATCATGCTGAGCGGCTCTGATCCTGATAATGACCCAATCACCTACATGATTTTGGATCATCCTTCATTCGGGGTTTTGAGTGGCGAAGCGCCTAATCTGACCTATACTCCTGACCCCGATTATCATGGCGAGGATAGCTTTACTTTCGCAGTTTTTGATGGTCAGCTCACTTCAGACCCGGCTACCGTAACGATTACCATCAACCCGGTCAACGATCCGCCATTAGCTGATGCTCAGTCTCTCACTACGGATGAGGACGTTGCCCTGGAGATCACCTTAACAGCCTTTGACGTGGACGGTGATGACCTGGATTACATCCTTGTAACCAGCCCTAATCACGGCAGCCTAGAAGGAAACGCCCCGATCCTGACCTATATCCCTGAAGCAGATTATTATGGCGAAGACAGCTTCACCTTCAAAGTCAACGACGGGACCGTCGATTCCGCAGTCGCCACAATCAACATCACCATCAACCCGGTCAACGATGCACCGGTGGCTGACGACCAATCCCTCACAATCGATGAAGATGAAGTCTTAGAAATCACCCTGACAGGCTCTGACGTGGACGGAGATGAACTGACCTTTAGCATCATCAACCCTCCAGCACATGGCAGTTTGAGTGGCATTGCGCCAAATCTTCTTTACACCCCAGAAACTGGTTTCACTGGTGAAGATACCTTTACCTTTAATGTCAATGATGGCGAGCTTGACTCAGATATTGCCACGATCAAGATCACCGTTAACTCAGCCGGGCCGGCCCAAGTTTTCTGGGATGATTTTGAGAGTGACTTAGGTTGGATCAGGAATCCAAACGGCACCGACACTGCCACACTGGGTTTGTGGGAACGAGGCATTCCTCAGCGTGCTACTTACAATAATTACGTCACCCAGCTCGGAACGCCGGTTAGCGGATCTTACGACCTGGTCACTGGACGCCTGGCGGGCAGCAGTGCAGGAGATTATGACGTGGACGGAGGTGTGACCAGTATTCGCTCTCCTCTCATCCAGTTACCTGCCAATCATGAGCTTTCACTCTCCTTTTACTATTACTTGGCGCATTTAAACAATGCCACGTCTGCAGATTACTTCCGGGTGAAGATCATTGGAGATAGCACACAAACCGTTTTCGAAAAGCTGGCATCAGCGGCCTATGTGAATGCGATCTGGCAACCTGTGAACGTGGATATCAGCCGCTTTGCCGGTCAATCGGTGTACATCCTGATCGAAGCCGCAGATGAGGGCGCTGGTAGCCTGATAGAAGCGGCGGTGGATGATGTTTTAATCACGGCTGATAAACTGAATTTACCTCCTGTTGCTGATCCACAAAATCTGACTCTGGAAGAGGATGGACAGCTACTCATTACGTTGACCGGTTCTGACCCAGAAGGCAATCCACTGAGCTTTGAACTGGTGGACCTCCCTCAACACGGGTCAATAACTGGAACGCCGCCAAATATCACCTACAAACCCGATCCAGATTATTATGGACTTGACAGTTTCAGCTTCAGCGTCAACGACGGAGCTTTGTCCTCTTCCCCGGCAATTATCGGTCTGGAGATTACGCCAGTGAACGATGCGCCGGTGGCTGAATCACAGGGTGTCACTACGCAAGAAGGGACTGCAATTGAGATTCTTTTGGTCGGTTCGGATGTTGATGGTGATTCGCTGACTTATTCCGTTTTCAATCCACCCTCACACGGTACTCTGACGGGCACAGCTCCAAACCTGCTCTATACACCACATACAGGATTTGTTGGAAGCGATACATTTACTTTCAAAGTGAATGATGGTGAACTGGATTCGGATCCAGCAACTGTCAGTATTACCGTTGAATCGGCGGGGCCTGAGACCATCTTCTTCGACGATTTTGAGACAAATAAAGGCTGGATTCGCAATCCTTCAAGAAAGGATACCGCAACTCTGGGTTATTGGGAGCGCGCCATTCCACAATCCGTTTATTATGTGGGCTACAAGCAACTCACAGCTTACAGCGGCTCCTATGATTTGGTGACAGGGCCTCTTGCAGGCCCGGACGCAGGTAGCTATGATCTCGATGGCGGTGTGACGAGCATTCGTTCTCCTAACATCCTATTGCCCGCCAACAAAAAGCTGACCCTTTCCTTCTATTATTACCTGGCGCATTACACAAATTCATCGTCAGCAGATTACTTCCGTGTAAAAATAGTAGGCACAAGAACACAAACCGTGTTTGAAAAACTCGGGGCAGCCAGGAATGTGAATGCAGTCTGGCAGCTTGTTAACGTTGACATCAGCAGCTTTGCCGGCCAAACGGTTTATATCTTAATTGAAGCCGCCGATGCAGGCACAGCGAGCTTGGTGGAAGCCGCAGTCGATGATGTGTTGATTTTGGCTGAATAA
- a CDS encoding DNRLRE domain-containing protein produces MNPNPPRTHKKLSLGRLFIFVILLIAILTPILISNPVEATLWVDHELTLPQIVVTPEAHSTSDIELKTDDNSIFVQQELEASLEGYEIQTKSEGIATGNPNGPHLQYAWPFTVVQMGHVIQSYQNYSSGTSQAYFHHGMDMIAPDGTQVFTRSGGQVVNIENYQPGNSLYWEVAILDPEGYVWQYHHIDRNTIPQSIFDKYNEWKANPSTGGYVPPNTHIGNIVYWSVVSFGYRFNHIHLNILAAGDVYINPLEFHVPLADNQDPEILGIGLLTNGRITAGNFVASTQFDNYGFYVRARDLFLSNVFYLPPYKTEFRIDGGSWVTTWEFHNLPGGSNINTYVNEFFVVPDTCGNYTCRDFYINLGFIPGSRYQFPTAPGEHTIEVRVWDYNGNSTASSFTWINEFTPDEPDECVQIPVQADTLLQQANVTNNWGGYDSIYARSTGSRTLHSLLKWDLSSIPQDAQVTSAEIILRVTGATNTVFNLYYLKRDWIEGNSTGTSSNSSANWSTYNGVNAWGQAGAQSTTVDRDSNNLWNATSTSYSSTGLRTITLNSTGVNVVQSWVNKSLDNYGMTIQPTTSGDDTLIFASKEHASYQSPTLKVCFNHGDPTNHPPIALPQTVQTTVNTPVSITLSGTDEDGDVLSFRIISGPSHGQLEDLNPSRATLIYTPEENFIGEDSFSFVANDGFVDSEPESVYIWVGNPTSVNLVSFSGKYQHGVIKITWETADLNSFMGFNLYRAESADGERILINDRPIPLIDTKIFEYLDTDIAIGKLYFYWLDCDTRSGLEEEFGPIEVRSGILNFIPMILH; encoded by the coding sequence ATGAACCCCAACCCCCCCAGAACACACAAAAAATTATCACTCGGAAGACTTTTCATATTTGTCATTTTGTTAATCGCCATTTTAACACCCATTCTGATCAGCAATCCGGTTGAGGCAACGTTATGGGTTGATCATGAATTGACTCTTCCACAAATTGTTGTTACCCCCGAAGCTCACTCTACATCTGACATCGAACTAAAAACGGATGACAATTCGATCTTTGTGCAGCAGGAGCTTGAAGCAAGCCTTGAGGGGTATGAGATACAGACTAAATCAGAGGGCATTGCCACGGGTAATCCAAACGGTCCACATTTGCAATATGCCTGGCCCTTCACCGTTGTTCAAATGGGGCATGTCATCCAGTCCTACCAAAATTACAGCAGCGGAACCAGCCAGGCTTATTTTCACCATGGGATGGATATGATCGCACCGGATGGCACACAGGTTTTCACCCGGTCTGGAGGCCAGGTCGTCAATATTGAGAACTACCAGCCCGGCAATTCATTGTACTGGGAAGTGGCGATTCTTGACCCTGAAGGCTATGTCTGGCAGTATCACCACATTGACCGGAACACGATCCCCCAATCGATTTTCGATAAGTACAACGAATGGAAGGCCAATCCAAGTACAGGAGGGTATGTCCCACCGAATACCCATATTGGAAATATTGTTTACTGGTCGGTGGTATCTTTCGGTTACCGCTTCAACCACATTCACCTGAACATCCTGGCTGCGGGTGACGTTTATATCAATCCCCTGGAATTTCATGTACCATTAGCAGACAACCAGGACCCAGAAATTCTAGGAATTGGGTTGCTGACCAATGGCAGAATTACCGCTGGAAATTTTGTGGCATCAACACAATTTGATAATTACGGGTTTTATGTACGTGCACGCGATCTTTTCCTCAGCAATGTGTTTTATTTGCCTCCTTATAAAACCGAATTCCGCATTGATGGCGGGAGTTGGGTAACCACCTGGGAATTTCATAACCTGCCTGGCGGATCAAACATCAATACCTATGTGAATGAATTTTTTGTCGTCCCAGATACCTGCGGTAATTATACGTGCAGGGATTTTTACATCAACCTGGGATTCATCCCCGGCAGCCGCTATCAGTTCCCGACTGCGCCAGGGGAGCACACAATCGAAGTTCGTGTATGGGATTACAACGGGAATTCAACCGCCAGCTCATTCACCTGGATCAATGAATTCACACCCGATGAACCCGATGAATGTGTTCAAATTCCAGTACAAGCGGACACGCTCCTTCAACAAGCCAATGTAACGAATAATTGGGGTGGATATGATTCTATTTACGCTCGTAGCACAGGCTCAAGAACATTGCATTCGTTGCTAAAATGGGATCTGAGCAGTATTCCGCAAGACGCCCAGGTCACCAGTGCTGAGATCATCCTCAGAGTCACAGGGGCAACCAATACAGTTTTCAACCTCTACTATCTGAAGCGGGATTGGATCGAAGGAAACTCAACCGGAACATCAAGCAATTCAAGTGCTAATTGGAGTACGTATAACGGCGTCAATGCCTGGGGTCAAGCTGGCGCCCAAAGCACAACAGTTGACCGCGATAGCAACAACCTGTGGAACGCAACTTCAACCAGTTATAGCTCCACCGGTCTGAGAACCATCACCCTCAACAGTACCGGTGTAAATGTCGTCCAGAGCTGGGTCAATAAATCGCTAGATAATTATGGGATGACAATCCAACCCACGACTTCTGGCGATGACACCCTAATCTTTGCTTCCAAAGAGCACGCCTCATATCAATCGCCCACACTCAAGGTGTGTTTCAATCATGGTGATCCTACCAATCATCCACCGATAGCTTTGCCACAAACTGTTCAAACCACCGTGAATACACCTGTTTCGATAACTTTGAGTGGGACAGATGAAGATGGGGATGTGTTAAGTTTCAGGATAATCAGCGGTCCTTCACATGGACAATTAGAGGATTTAAACCCATCTCGTGCAACCTTGATATATACCCCTGAAGAGAATTTTATTGGTGAAGATTCCTTCAGCTTTGTTGCCAATGATGGCTTTGTTGATTCTGAACCTGAAAGCGTTTACATCTGGGTGGGCAACCCCACCTCTGTCAATTTGGTTTCATTTTCAGGGAAATATCAACATGGAGTGATTAAAATAACCTGGGAAACCGCTGATCTTAACAGCTTCATGGGCTTTAATCTCTATCGTGCTGAATCTGCGGATGGCGAGCGGATTTTAATAAACGATCGCCCCATACCATTAATTGACACAAAGATTTTCGAATATCTCGACACGGATATCGCCATTGGCAAACTGTATTTCTACTGGCTGGATTGCGATACTCGGTCAGGCTTGGAAGAAGAATTTGGCCCAATTGAGGTCAGGAGCGGGATTCTTAACTTTATCCCGATGATCCTTCATTAA
- a CDS encoding signal peptidase I translates to MITEKNLSCDTQAFSAIAIDLLDAGRTLRFTAKGGSMDPLIRDGDTLFLAPADPSRIKFGDVVFFVNGGGKPLIHRVIKTQKRGKDRWLLIRGDRANNVDGYFPPSEIFGRVIAVERVGQQIRADQPVYKFLGRLAAWRSRVFSASPRLFSLIYQLIKRIPSFKHYLS, encoded by the coding sequence GTGATTACCGAAAAAAACCTCTCTTGCGATACACAGGCATTTTCTGCCATCGCCATTGACTTATTAGACGCTGGAAGAACGCTGCGCTTCACCGCCAAGGGAGGCAGCATGGACCCTTTAATCCGCGATGGAGACACCTTATTCTTAGCGCCTGCAGATCCATCCAGGATCAAATTCGGTGATGTGGTTTTTTTTGTCAACGGGGGTGGCAAACCTTTGATCCACAGGGTGATTAAGACTCAAAAAAGAGGGAAAGACCGCTGGTTGTTGATTCGCGGCGACCGCGCTAACAATGTCGACGGATATTTTCCGCCAAGCGAGATTTTCGGGCGGGTGATTGCTGTCGAGCGCGTCGGTCAGCAAATCCGCGCCGATCAGCCCGTCTACAAATTCCTGGGGCGCTTGGCTGCCTGGCGCTCACGGGTCTTTTCAGCCAGCCCACGGTTGTTCAGCTTAATTTATCAGTTGATAAAACGAATTCCAAGCTTCAAACATTACCTATCCTGA